From Oncorhynchus clarkii lewisi isolate Uvic-CL-2024 chromosome 26, UVic_Ocla_1.0, whole genome shotgun sequence, the proteins below share one genomic window:
- the LOC139385240 gene encoding transmembrane protein 208-like — translation MAPKGKVGTKGKKQIYEENGATLKFYTRVILGANAIYTALNLLVFYSSSTFWTWFALVFALAVYVGSYRSMTAMAKAVFGEDGSLLDGGIDLNMEQGMAEHLKDVILLTAILQVLSTISSWFWYLWLLAPVRAMFLLWVNFLGPWFSAETPGAAPEEVNEKKQRRQERRQMKRF, via the exons ATGGCG CCCAAAGGTAAGGTCGGCACTAAAGGCAAGAAGCAAATCTACGAGGAGAATGGGGCGACACTCAAGTTCTACACAAGAGTAATCTTGGGAGCCAAT GCGATATACACTGCGTTAAACCTCTTGGTCTTCTATAGCTCTTCAACGTTTTGGACATGG TTTGCCCTGGTGTTTGCACTAGCAGTGTATGTGGGCAGTTACCGCTCCATGACTGCCATGGCCAAAGCAGTGTTTGGTGAGGATGGGAGTTTGCTGGACGGAGGAATAGATCTGAACATGGAGCAGGGGATGGCAGA GCATCTGAAGGATGTTATCCTGCTAACTGCCATATTACAAGTGCTCAGCACCATCTCCTCCTGGTTCTGGTATCTTTGGCTGCTG GCCCCGGTCCGTGCAATGTTCCTGCTGTGGGTGAACTTCCTAGGCCCCTGGTTTTCGGCCGAGACCCCTGGTGCCGCCCCAGAGGAGGTGAATGAGAAGAAGCAGAGACGACAGGAGCGCAGACAGATGAAGAGGTTCTAG